A single window of Labrus mixtus chromosome 23, fLabMix1.1, whole genome shotgun sequence DNA harbors:
- the LOC132958530 gene encoding uncharacterized protein LOC132958530: protein MHLYMILCGVFHLSAVDCLPAIQQDTGVVSASVGENVTLKCFYDSQVSVHFSWYRQTPGRGPELMSTIYKYDKPSKVFPWMEKNPRFSLKRTESANHLHITDVQFSDSASYFCGSSHSNIVEFGDGVFLSVKGASIKEIDQGPVSETIQPGGSVTLNCTVHTGTCDGELSVYWFRQGSHNGVLHRQSNRCKQVSAQGSPPHSCVYHLQKVNVSSSDAGTYYCAVASCGEILFGDGSKLLVKDDAEEQMAQMRVLVYLSITRIGILLFFATICLLVYLKKIRKSPI, encoded by the exons ATGCATCTGTATATGATCCTCTGTGGAGTAT ttCACCTGTCAGCTGTCGACTGTTTGCCAGCAATCCAACAGGACACTGGGGTTGTATCCGCCTCTGTTGGAGAGAACGTGACTTTAAAATGCTTCTATGACAGCCAGGTGTCTGTGCACTTCTCCTGGTACCGACAAACCCCAGGACGTGGACCTGAGCTCATGTCTACTATTTATAAGTACGATAAGCCCTCCAAAGTCTTCCCCTGGATGGAGAAGAACCCTCGTTTCTCTCTGAAGAGGACGGAGTCGGCCAATCATTTACACATCACTGACGTCCAATTCTCAGATTCGGCCTCATACTTCTGTGGAAGCTCACACTCCAACATAGTGGAATTTGGAGATGGGGTCTTCCTAAGTGTTAAAG GAGCCAGCATTAAAGAAATAGACCAGGGGCCGGTATCTGAGACCATCCAGCCAGGAGGCTCTGTGACTCTGAACTGCACAGTCCACACTGGGACCTGTGATGGAGAACTCAGTGTTTACTGGTTCAGACAGGGATCTCACAATGGAGTACTTCACAGACAGAGCAACAGGTGTAAACAAGTCTCTGCACAGGGTTCCCCTCCACATAGCTGCGTCTACCATCTGCAGAAGGTGAACGTGAGCTCGTCCGATGCTGGGACTTACTACTGCGCTGTGGCCTCCTGCGGGGAAATACTTTTCGGCGATGGGAGCAAGCTGCTCGTCAAAGATGATGCTGAGGAGCAGATGGCCCAGATGAGAGTCTTGGTCTATCTCTCCATCACTAGGATTGGGATCCTCTTGTTTTTTGCAACGATTTGTCTCTTGGTTTACCTCAAGAAGATCAGAAAAAGTCCTATATAG